ACGGACTTCGTCACCCTGCCAGTGTCAGCAGGTCACCGCCGCTTCGGCTCACTTCCCCTTGTAGCAGAAGAAGGGCATTCCCCAGCGCAACATCAACGACTTGCTGGGATACTGCATTCCAAACATGCTCAAGCAGCATCACCCCAATCAATGCAGGCTACGCTGGCTGGGCGTACTGTAACTAATATCGCTCACCCACATTTCATTCGGCTTGACCGGTTCGAAACATTGCCCGAGTAAATTCTCTTTCACTGGCAAGCTATGATTTGAATGGGTCGTCGCCTTGAATTTCTTCGCTTGAATGCAGCGCAAACCCAGTCTGCGCCTCAAATAGCGCAATTGACTCAAGCCAATTTGTACCTCATCAGCCGCAAGCTCTTTCTGTAAACGTCGTGGCCCATAAGTCATTCTGCCGTGCGCATGTGCTGCACGTATTTTGACTTCCAGCAGCAGGCGATGCGCCTGCTTTGGTGCTGATTTGGACTGTAGCCAGTTATAAAATCCGCTGCGCGACAGGCCAAGCCATTGTGCCATTTGTGAAATCGGATACTGCTTTCTTTGCTGTTTCATGAACGCGTACTTAGCGTGAATTCCTTGGCAAAGTACGTGGCGGCCTTTTTTAAAAAAGCGCACTCCATTTTGCTTTCGGCCAGTTCTCGTTTGAGCCTGGCGACCTCGGCGCTGAGCTCGTCGACAGGCTGAACGCGATGTTGATCCAGGCCCGCTAGCTTGCCTTGCTGTGCCAATTTGACCCACTTATCCAGCGTCTGTTTGGGCATCGCTTGCGGCACATTCAAGTGTTGTTCGAGTACTAATTTAACGGCTTCTGCACGAAATGCAGTGGTGTAACTACTGGCCATGACTTACCTCCAGAGAAGATTTTATCTCAATTGAAGGTGTCCATAATTAGCAGCCTACCTCAGAGTTCCATGAGCGATTTTTAACTTTCGTTCCGCCCCAAAAATGGGCTAAACCCGAAGGGCTGAGCCGGAAAATGGCCATTCACTGCGTTATGCTCCTCGACAATAACCCGTTATTGCCTTCGTCACATGCCTTGTGCCTGGCCGTTTTCCGGCTCAGCGCAGTGGTGAATGAAACGCCAACAGGCCCTAGAACAAGCTCTGACTGCCGACTCCTTTCGCGCTAAGCAGAATCGTCGACCGCCAAAGCCTTGTTCGAGCAAATTCAAGCTGAGGGTTATACAGGGGCTTACAGTGGCGTCACTGATTTCGTTCGTGCTTGGTGTGGCAAAGCCGGTAAGACCCCACACAGGGTTTTGTGCCCTTGCAATTTGCTTTGGGCGAAGTCTTTCAATTTGATTGGAGTGAGGAGCATTTGCTTATCGGTGGTATTTATCGGCGTATTCAAGTTTCCCATCTGAAATGGTGTGCCAGTCGCGCCTTCTGGTGAGTGGCCTATCCCAGCCAAGGGCATGAAATGTTGTTCGATGCGCACACCCGTTCCTTTGCGGTTTTAGGGGGTGTGCCGCGCCGGGGCATTTACGACAATATGAAAACCGCTGGTGATAAGGTATTGAAAGGCAAAGGCCGGATCGTGAATGCCCGATTCTCGGTGATGTGCGCCCATTATTTTTTTGATCCCTACTTCTGCAATGTCGCCTCTGGCTGGGAAAAGGGCGTGGTTGAAAAGAATGTACAAGATAGTCGGCGGCGAATCTGGTTGGAGGCGCAAAGTATCAAGTTCAGCAGCTTTGATGCATTTATTGCAAGCAGAACACAGCGATAGTAAGGTGCGCTCGATTCAGCATCAAATGAGCGCAGCGAAGTTCCCCGTGCATCGAGATTTAGCGGGATTCGACTTTAGTGCGAGCAAGGTAGATCAAGCACTGGTCAGTCAACTGGCGACATTGGCCTTTACCGACACGGCACAAAATACCGTACTGATTGGTGGTCCGGGCACGGGCAAAACGCATTTGGCTACGGCGCTAGCGATCGGCGGGATCACGCATCACGGCAAGCGCGCCCGTTTTTATTCGACCGTGGATTTGGTCAATTTATTGGAAAAAGAAAAACGTGAAGGCAAAGCAGGCCGTATTGCACTTGCTCTTATGCGAGTGGATGTGGTGATTTTGGATGAACTGGGCTACTTACCCTTTAGTCAGGCAGGAGGCGCATTGCTGTTTCATTTGTTGTCGAAGCTCTATGAGCACACCAGCGTGATCATCACCACGAATCTGAACTTCTCGGAATGGTCGAGTGTATTTGGCGATGCCAAGATGACCACGGCGTTGTTGGATCGGCTGACGCACCATTGCCACATTGTGGAAACGGGGAATGACTCAGCGCGAACTCAAGGGCAAGGGGACGACCAGACCACGATAGAAACGCGATATTTTATCCGCAGTATGAATGCCACCGACCCGAAATGACTTGGGCAAGTAGTGCGTGCGCACTGGGGCGTTGAAAACCAATTGCACTGGGTATTGGATATGGCATTTGATGAAGATTCGCTGCGCTATCGAGAGGGAAATAGTGCGGCCAATATGTCGATTATTCGGGATTCGGGGCTAAATTTGGTTAGTGCTGAGAAAACTGCCAAGGTTGGCGTCAAAATCAAATGCCTAAAAGCGGGCTGGAATGACGATGATTTGCTGCTAGTTGTGACTGGCCAAGCGCCTGTTGGTGAAGGAAAAACTTAGGAACTTGTTTTACCAGTCAATTTAAATGCGATTGCCCTAGGGTCTGTTGACGTTTCATTCACAATTATGCTGAGCCGGGAAACGGCCAAGCACAAGGCATGCGACGAAGGCAATAACGAGTTATTTCCGAGGAGTATAATGCAGTGAATGGCCGTTTTCCGGCCCAGCCCTTCGGTTTGGCTACATTTTTGCGGCTGCACGGCGTTAAAAGACGCTCATGGTACCCGTACCACCTCACGTCTTTTACCTTGTTCAGCCGCAAAACTGCAACTAACATCGCCGCGAATGAAACGTCAACAGACCCTAGTGTACTGGGCTGGTTTTTATTTAAGCCTATTGCGTTGATGGGCTAAGGGGTGAGATAAATTACCGCCTAAAGCGCGATATTTAGGCGGTAATAGCTATTTTTAACGCATGGAAAATGCTTCGTGATGAAAGCGTGGT
This genomic interval from Iodobacter fluviatilis contains the following:
- a CDS encoding IS3 family transposase; the protein is MKQQRKQYPISQMAQWLGLSRSGFYNWLQSKSAPKQAHRLLLEVKIRAAHAHGRMTYGPRRLQKELAADEVQIGLSQLRYLRRRLGLRCIQAKKFKATTHSNHSLPVKENLLGQCFEPVKPNEMWVSDISYSTPSQRSLH
- a CDS encoding transposase, whose product is MASSYTTAFRAEAVKLVLEQHLNVPQAMPKQTLDKWVKLAQQGKLAGLDQHRVQPVDELSAEVARLKRELAESKMECAFLKKAATYFAKEFTLSTRS
- a CDS encoding transposase family protein; translated protein: MRAHWGVENQLHWVLDMAFDEDSLRYREGNSAANMSIIRDSGLNLVSAEKTAKVGVKIKCLKAGWNDDDLLLVVTGQAPVGEGKT